CGCAAACTACCCGCCTACGGAGATACTGCCAGAAGCGGTGGATACGGCATTTACTATCACTTCGACTATGTAGGAGGGCCGAGAAACTACAAATGGATCAACACCACCCAAATATCACGCGTCTGGGAACAAATGACTACTGCCTATGACTATGGCGTAGACCAGGTGTGGATTGTCAATGTAGGTGACATCAAGCCTATGGAGTTTCCCATTTCTTTCTTTTTGGATCTGGCCTGGGATCCAGAAGCGATCAAGGCAGAAGACATTCCACAATATGGCGTAGAGTGGGCAGCCAATCAGTTCGACGAAACCAGCTCGGAGCTTATAGCTGACCTGCTGAACCAATACACGCTATTCAACAGTAGAAGAAAACCCGAATTATTGGATCAGAACACTTACAGTTTGGTTCGCTTCAATGAATTTGAAAGAATCGTAGAAGACTACAAAGCCCTAGCCGAAAAAGCCAAAAAGGTAAAGAAGGAGCTTTCGCCAGAATATCATGATGCCTATTTCCAATTGGTAGAATTCCCGATAGCAGCAAGTACTAACCTCAACGAAATGTACTTTGAGGTGGCTAAAAACCGAATGTATGCTACTCAAGGCAGACAAGCCACGGCTCTAACTGCTCAAAAAGCACAAGAACTCTATGGCAAAGACAGTTTACTCACTCAACAGTATCATCAACTGAAAGACGGCAAGTGGAACCATATGATGTCACAAACACACATTGGCTATACCTATTGGCAGCAACCTGACGTACAGGCCATGCCGGAGGTGACTACTGATATGGCCTTGATCAAAGGGCCTCAGGCGGGTTTTATGATAGAAAACTCCAGCGACTGGTGGCCTGAAATGGAAAAAGAATGGGCTTTACCCAATTTTGATTCCCGAAATGATCAACGCTTCTACATCGAAGTATTCAGTCGTGGTTCAGAAGCTTCTAGCTTCGCCATCCTAGCCGACAATAGTCCTCTGAGTTTTTCAGAGCAAAGTGGCAACATCGATTCGCAACAGAGAATCGAGATAAAGGTAGATTGGGAAAAAGTGAATGATTCAAAAACTGGCGAGTTTAGCCTGGTGCTGAATCAAGACACGGTTTCCATAGCATGGAAAGTCACTAATATACCAGAAGCAATAGGGACTACAGCCACAGTCATCAACAACGGAATGGCCTCCATTCAGGCGATCGACTATGATCAGAAGAAGGAAAATGAAACCATCAGCTGGTTGACGATCCCTCAGATGGGCAAAACAGCCTCGACCGTGGTAGCACAGCCAAGCTATGCTAAATCAGAGATTTTAGATGCCAATACGCCACACTTGGAATATAACATCTACCTGATGGAGGCAACTGACAGCTTAAAAGTGAAGGTGGTTACCGCTCCAACGATGAACTATCACAATGATGAAGGATTGAGCTATGCCATTTCATTTGACGATCAGGAAGCACAAATAGTAAATATTCACAGCGAAGAGAACTATGTCAACTGGTATAAGCAGGTCGCTGACAATGCCACCTTTACTACGACTACCCATGGATTGGATTCAGGGCAGCATACCTTGAATATCTGGCACATCGATAGCAAAATACCCTTTCAAAGATTGGATTTGATCACAGGACAAGAACCATATAGTTACTTGGGTCAGCCCTGAGTCATTGATTCAATTCAGCTTTAACATAATCAAACACTTCCTCCACCCATAGGCCATACATTTTGCCTGATGGGTGGAGATCATCCCCAGCAACTAGATCAGGGTCCGATGGCACCTGCCTGGATATGGGTGTGATATCGAAAAACGCCACCCCCTTACGCTCAGTAATGGCTCGTTTCGCTCCATTGAACTCATCTATCTCCTGCGAAACTTCATCCCCGTAGTTCTCGCCAAAAGGCGTCACGCCATAGTCTGGAATAGACAAAACAATCACACGACTGGTATCTTGATTTACTTTCGACAAGGCAACGTCTAGCAACTGCTCGTACTGCTGCCTGTATTCGTCCAGGCTCCTACCCTGAAACTGATTATTCACTCCGATTAAGAGCGACACACAATCATAACTTTCTTTCAGGTCATCGGCTCGGTCGATGGCATTGAGTAGGCTTCCGGTCGTCCAGCCAGTCTGGGCAATGATCCTAGGATTCTTGATATCGATCTGATGCGATCTCAATCGATCCACCAGTTGCACCGGCCATCGCTCGGCTTCTGTAACGCTAGCCCCTATGGTATAAGAATCCCCCAAAGCCAGATAACTAAATGCAGCATTGGGTCCTCCCTCTTCAATTGGGTCATCTTCTGCCGTTTCCTCTTGGTCCTCCTGATTGTCGACTTGTTCTTGATCTGACACAGGCTCCAGGCTTTCCTCCTCACAAGAGACAAACCCCATTGAAAACAGAAGCAGGAAGGCTACAACAAAATAGTTAAGGAAGTCTTTTCTCATGTAGCTACATACGTAACCAGCACATTGTTTGGTTTTACATCCAGTCAAAGAAATCTCATTAGCTTTACTAAATGACAACAATTAGCCTCTATCTGATGGCCTTGCTTTATCTGGCAGCTGGCATCATGCATTTTCGATACCCTAAGTTATACCTCAAAATCATACCGCCATTTTTCAAGTACAAAGAGTGGATCAACTGGATCTCCGGTGCAGCAGAAATCATCCTCGCTATCGGACTAATCATTCCTGCCACCCAAACCATGGCAGCATGGGGCATCATCGCCTTGCTCATCGCAGTATTTCCTGCTAATGTTTACCATCTACAATTAGGAGGTGCAGGCATGAAAATCCCGAAATGGGTACTTTGGCTCAGGCTGCCCTTGCAGTGCGTATTGATCGCATGGGCCTATATGTACACCTGAGTCAGCGCTTGGGGAACCAGGGGATCAAACGAGAAACACGCTTTTGATAGGCTGAATAATCGGGCTTTCGTAATTGCCTCTTTTCCATCATAGGGATGCTCACGAAGGTAAACAGCAGTAGCATGCTGATCACACCTATCCCATAGATCCAGCTACTACCTGTTTCAGTCCCCAGGCCAAGTACAAATACTCCAAGCCAAAAGCAGATTTCACCGAAATAATTAGGGTGACGAGAATAGCTCCAGAGTCCTTGTTGGCAGACCTCTCCTTTTCCTTGAGACTTAAACTGTCTCAACTGATTGTCTGCTCGCCGCTCAAATTCAATCCCAATCAAGGATACAAGTCCTCCCAAAACATCTGTCCATAACAAAGAGGCATCTGATTCGGCAATGGGCCGAAAAGGCATACACCCCAAAAAGACCAAAATGGTAGGAAATAAATGAATCCCCAAAAAGCTCACGGGCCAATACCACATCCCTGTATCTTCAGCCAGTTTACCATATCGCCAGTCTTCATGATCAAGTCCCGGCCAGGTCTTTAGCCAATTGTGCGTCAGACGGATAGCCCAGTAGAGCACCACAGCTATGGTTAACATCAATCTGAGATGGAAAACACCCTCAAACTGTATCAACCAAAACAGTAAAATAAAAGGAGGAATAACCGACCAGTATGGATCGTAAAGACTGGAATTGCGAAAGGCCCGACTCGCCACAAAAACAACCACCGTTGCGACACCATCGGCCACAGCTATCTGCCACCAGGGATCTTCAAACCAGGTCAGACTCCAGGCACCCAATAGTAATGCTATCAAGTATACGACGATTACAACGGACCTGTCTATGGTAAAACTGTAGCGAATTTTGTCTGTCTGCATAAGGCTCTAAAGATAGACCATTTTAGCATATCAAAACCGTCCACCCTAAACGGGAGACTGGCACAAAAAAAGGAAGGAAAAAACCCTTCCGCTGAAGATATTAAGCCAGCCTAGTAAACATCCAATTCATCAATTATCATACAACCCTATTGCGATCCCTAACAAGTTCATTTCAACTTCATCACCTCAACTTCTAACTTCGAGGACCAACCCACTATAATAAGCACCGTAAAATCAATATATTCGATGCTCACAATGAGCATAAAATTACATTCGACAAACCACATGATTCAATCCATCTACTTCCAAAAGAACCCTTCCCTTTACATGTTTGTACCGATGTTTTATATCGTATGGGCAGATGGCATACTTACCCATGACGAGATCAAAAAGGTAAGAGAACTAGTCAAAGAGCAAGATTGGCTCAATCCAGAAGAAAAGGACTTCCTTCTTAGTCAACTCGACCCTCAGTCTCCTCCCAGCCCCGACGAATTGAAAAGCTGGCTGCATAGCATCCGGTCGGTATCTGATCAGATGACTAATGACATGAAAAAAAGCCTGGTAGAAATGGGCATCAAACTCGCAGAAGTCAATGCGCAGACCATGGATCAGCTATCAGTCGAAAAGGCCAAAACCTCACTCAAAGAAGTAGAGGAAGCCCTGGGTGTTATCTCTTCAGAAGCGGCCTATCATCTGCGCTCAGCTCAGCGAAAAACCACCTCAGAAACTCAAAGCTCCCTTGGCAGTTTTGACATGGAAACGATGGCGGATATCCTGGATGGCCAAAACAAAACTATACTGGAAGAAATCAGGAACCTCCTGCAAGAAGAATCCTTTGACTACCTCGATACAGACCATCTGAGTGAGTATCGCGAGCAAGTATTCAAGTGGTGCAAGAGACTGGCAGAAGAAGGAATGGGAGCGACTGCCTATCCGAAAGAATACGGCGGAGAGGGCGACATGCAAAAGTATTTTGCCATCATGGAAGGGCTCTCTTATCATGACCTCAGCACGGTGATCAAGTTCGGTGTGCAATTTGGGCTTTGGGGGATGAGTGTGTATTTCCTCGGTACTGAAAAGCATCACAAAAAATATTTGGAAAAAATCGGCACTTTGGAGCTACCAGGCTGCTTCGCGATGACCGAGACGGGCCATGGCAGCAATGTCAAAGGACTCGAAACGACTGCCACCTATGATCATTCGAGTCAGGAATTCATCATTCACACGCCAAATGAACTGGCCGGCAAGGAATACATCGGCAATGCTGCCCTTCACGGCCAGAAAGCCACCGTGTTTGCCCAACTGGTCATCGATGGTACGGTCTATGGGGTAAACGCATTCGTCGTACCGCTTAGAGACAAGGCGGGCCAGTTGCACCCGGGTGTCACGATCAAGGACTGTGGCAGAAAAATGGGTTTGAATGGAGTCGACAATGGCCGCATCTATTTCGATCAGGTGCGCATCCCTAAGAAGGACATGCTCGATCGCTATGCCTTGGTGGATGAAAATGGGCAGTTTCAAAGTCCTATCGCCAGTGACAACCGACGCTTCTTCACTATGCTAGGGACTCTGGTTGGTGGTCGCATCGGCATCCCGCGTTCAGGACTCAGCGCCGCTAAATCCGGTCTAACCATTGCCATTCGATACAGCGACCAACGAAAACAATTCGGGCCGGAAAATGCCGGTGAGGTCCCTATCCTCAACTATAGAACCCATCAGCGCAGGCTGCTACCACTGCTGGCCAATGCCTATGCCAGTCATTTTTCTCTTCAATATCTGACCGATCGCTTTCTGAAACGCAGTGAGTCCGATGCTCAGGAAATCGAAGCACTAGCCGCAGGACTCAAATCCTTTTGCACCTGGAACACTACCGCTACACTACAAGAATGCAGAGAAGCACTGGGAGGCAAAGGATATCTGTCAGAAAACCGCATAGACAGGCTGAAAAATGATACAGACATCTACACCACCTTCGAAGGTGACAATACCGTGCTGATGCAGCTAGTGGCGAAGAGCAGGCTTTCTGAGTTCAAAAAGGAATTTTCGGACATCAACTTCTTCGGCCTGGTCAACTACGTGAGCGAACAAGCCAGAACCTCCCTGATAGAAATGAACCCCATCACTGTCCGCAACACCGATTCGGAGCACCTGTTGGATTTCGATTTTCATCTCAACGCCTTCCAATACCGCGAACGTGACATCCTGACCTCTGCCGCCCGACGAATCAAAAAACATCTGGACGCAGGCATGGACTCCTTCGATGCTTTTAACCAGACCCAATACCATATGCTACATGTGGGCTTTGCCTACATCGAGAGGGTAGTACTGGAGCAGTTCCAGGCCCAGGTCGAACGAACTACCGATCCGCAATGCAAGGCTACCTTAACGAAACTTTGCCAGTTGTTTGCATTGACTCAGATCGAAAAAAACAAGGGATGGTACCTGGAGCACGACTATATGGCGGGGACCAAAACCAAGGCCATCCGAAGACAAGTCAATCAGCTCTGTGCAGAACTGAGACCAGAAGCAGTAGCATTGGTAGATGCTTTTAGGATTCCTGATAGCTGTCTGGGGGCTCCTATTGCGGTTAAAAAGGGGTAGAACTCATTGCGGAATGGACAGCACAAGCTACAAGCTTGCGCCAGCGGGGGTGTAAATTGACCGCTTGGAATAGTCGCACCCTGCAAAACACCAACATCGGGCGGACCTGCCTAGCCGGACAGGCAGGCGCCCTTCTACATTTTGGGTCTTAGCGGACGCTACGACCAGAAGGGGGAAGAATAAATCAAGAAAAAACATGAGTTCATTCGTTACTTCGTATGTAGACGATAGTTATTCTTGACCATTAAAACAATTATTGTACATTTACGTCTACATCTATGTAAATTTACAATTATGAGTGAGAAACAAATAGGGAATAGAACAACTAAAAGGAGAGGAAGTAAAGTGCCTGTTGCTCCCAAAGGAGGGAAAATAAAGCGTTTCTCTAAGTTTTCACCTGCCTGGGTAGTTGGTCATTCAAAAGATGCACCAGGATACAATTTGGAGCTCATTAATCGCATTCGAATGGGTGTTAAAAAATCAGATTGGAAAGACCTAATTGTAAAAATCGGCCATTCTGAAAAGGAACTAGAGCATATACTTCCGGCATCTATTAGTAGCATGCAAAAGAGGTCTATTTATAGCAAAGAAACTTCTGAAAGAATTTACGAATTAGCCAAGTTATATAGTTTGGGGTATGAAGTTTTTGATTCAGAAGAAAGCTTCAAACAATGGCTGATCTCACCATCTAAATCACTTGGGGATAAAAAACCTTTTGAATTACTGGATAGTAGTTTTGGGTTTCAAGTTGTCGAAAACGAGATCGTGCGCATTCAATACAATGTTTATAGTTAATGTTTCTATACAGGGTTGCAAACGTGAAGTTTAAAGACGCTACTTTATCTGGGATAGGTGCAGAAAAAGTCGGAGGCAGATGGAATGAAGTAGGTACAAGGGCTGTCTATTGTTCTGAAAACATCTCTTTGGCACTTTTGGAATATTATGTTCATTCAGAAAACATTGCAACCCTGCCAAAGAAAATTCTGGTTGCCAAGATTGAAATACCTGATGACTTTGAGATTAATAAATTAGAGAATTTGCCCGAGAAGTGGGATCAATACCCGTATTCTTCCAACACAACTTCGGTTTTTACTGAATTGGCAAAAAGTCGAGACTTTTTTGCGCTTAAAGTCCCTTCTACAATTGTAGGTATGGAATACAATTATATTCTTAATCCTTTATTCAAAGATTTTGGTAAAGTTACAGTTAGCGATTTTCTCGAATTACCAATAGACCCAAGATTAAAAGAAAGCGAACATTGATGAATCTATCCGTTGATGATGGGGCCGGATCGGCAGGAATACTAAGGAAAATCAGCACGCTTTGAAAAAACACGGTAGTGGAGGAATTCACAATCTCATTCGCATTTGATTTCTTCATCTACTGTTATTAATTCTCTATTATTTACGCTTACATATTTACTACCCTTAGCCTTAGAAAGATGGTCTCCCACATGGATTTGATCATATATACTTGGTAAAAAAAATGTCAAATTAACGCTTGACTCTCTTCCATCTTTAAGAAGAGTAATCATTTTGTAGCTGTGATTTGACGTATCAATGAATTTACTTTCAACTACCCCATCGAAACTTTGACGCATTAGCTTTTTCTTCAAATTGCAATCAATTGCATCCTGATCACTAAAAATGAAAATAACAACATACAGATAAACCGACACTGCAATCAACGGTAATAACACTTTTGTTTTCCTCATTATCTTGGTAATAAAAGTCCTATTCATGGTGGAAACCGATAGGGTTGCAAGCCGGATCCGGATCGATCAATGATATTATAATTTATCTCTATACTTCCGACGAATCCTATCAGGTATGTCCTTAGTCAAATGTTCTTTACATACAAGTCCACTATAAAAATAAGTTATCCCTTGCCTTTCTCTGTACCAAGCAACTTCCACTGCAGTACTATCAATGTCCTCTATAATAAATACCTCGGAGAACAACTCTATAACTTGATACTGACAATTGGGCATTGGATTTGAAGGAACTGGCAAATCATAATAGGCTTTAATATCCTCCAGACATTCTCTATCGTCCGTCATTAAAACTCGATTTATTACACCGCCATTATCAATAAAATAAGCATACATCATGGGGTGAGAACGTATAGCTTCATCCCTTTTCTCATCTTTTTGTTTTAAAAGAACACTTGTGATGGCACCTATACACATAATCAAAAACGGAACTGCATAAGATTTTCTCATAGGTTGTTATGTAAATGCTTCATTGCTTCCACGGGTTACTCCCCCCTGCTGGTGCGAGCTTGTAGCTCGTATCTTGGTCATCCCACAGTCAAATATAGTCTATAGCCCTTTTCCTATCGCATAAACTATCATGCACAGTACAAGCTACAAGTTTTGCCAGCGAAGTGGGAAGCTAGCTATTCCGGTATAATTCGACTTAGAAAAGAACAGTCAACTATATTTTCTGATTCAGAGCTGGTATATTCAGGATTGACAATAACTTTCAAATTTCGTTTAAATAGGTTCTCAATGTTCTTGATTAATTCAGAGCTTAAAGGTACCTCACCGTTCAGAAGACCTGCCTCAAAATAATCCATCTTTATTTTATTGATTTCTAAGGTTTGTAGGTTGAAGGTATAGGAAAATATCAGGTACTGCTCTTTAATTAAACCTTCAATTTCTTCAGCAGTTGCAATGTAAGTAATGGAGTCATTCAAAAGCTCGTATGGATCTGGATCAAGCCTTTGGATCACATCTACGCATCGAGTTTGGCATGTCCCTTCGAAAACAATTATTAAGAATAATATAGGTAAAAAAAGTCTCATCATAGGTTGCGAATTGCTGACAACACCTAATCATCACCCCTCCTACACCAATGAAGTTTGAAGAACTGATTTAGGCATTCTAATTTTTAACTCCCCGAATCTACCCCCATTCCCCGTTCTCTCCAAGCCCAAGTAGTCCAACCCAGACTTTCTTGCCATCAGGAAAACCGAAAGCGTTGTAAACGCGCCCTCTCAGGGGATTTTAGAGAACGATTTCAACCAATTCCTGGGTTAGAATAAAAGTTGTATCACTTAAGCTAACCGTAGTTTCTGTTTTGATTAAACCATGTTCAGACACAAAATATGTAACACCAAATTCGTCCTCAATCACATTGCAGTTATAATTACCCGCTTCGGTTTCTATGGTTTCGTTTCCAGTTACTTCCATTTGCACATTCACTTCTTGATATCTATCTGTATTTGCTATAAAAACTTTCCTATTCCATTTGTACCCTATTTCTTGATTAAACACATATTCTATAGAGGGTGTTGAATAAAGAATGAGCGTATCAGTTTCAAGGTTGGTTAGATCATCTGGATCATCAATCTGATATTTGATTTTTGGTAAGATTTCGGCATGCTTCAAAATCCGATTTCCGCTTTGAGAATAATAGGAAAAATTGGTCACTGTTTGAGTTATCCCAAGTTCAGAAAGTTCTAGTCCTTCAATTCCCTTTATTTGGGTAAATTCCCAAGTCAGTGTATCTGAATAATCATTTACATAGATCCACTTAGTACCAGGATTTGAATTAAAAATATTTGAGCTAATATTCAGTTCATCACTATCACCACAGTTAACAAGTAATATACTGATAATAAAAGAGGCTACTAAGACTAACTTTTTGAGTTGCATAATTTTACTCTCCAACACC
This is a stretch of genomic DNA from Reichenbachiella ulvae. It encodes these proteins:
- a CDS encoding glycosyl hydrolase 115 family protein — its product is MNYYQLAGLLLLSIMTACTQTPEQKSDEWVSFESRENFFPIYEDGTVANLYVDQSEDEGILIAAQNLQKDLTALTGQTPQLFRSKEEITAGKLIIIGNTNDEVITSLDVDTKSLKGKWEQFLIQGISNPFGNGSEALVISGSDKRGAIFGIYELSEKMGVSPWYFWADVPIQKQNQIFVNPNPYTTGEPKVKYRGIFINDEAPALSGWAYSNFGGFNSEFYAHVFELILRSKGNYLWPAMWGRSIYEDDPKSPILADKMGIVLGTSHHEPLTRAHADWGRKDRGPWNYVKNKENLRQFWREGAERMGDKESLLTIGMRGDGDEPMTEGTAIELLETIVADQRQIIEEVTGKPAKETPQIWALYKEVQEYYDKGMRVDDDITLLLCDDNWGNIRKLPAYGDTARSGGYGIYYHFDYVGGPRNYKWINTTQISRVWEQMTTAYDYGVDQVWIVNVGDIKPMEFPISFFLDLAWDPEAIKAEDIPQYGVEWAANQFDETSSELIADLLNQYTLFNSRRKPELLDQNTYSLVRFNEFERIVEDYKALAEKAKKVKKELSPEYHDAYFQLVEFPIAASTNLNEMYFEVAKNRMYATQGRQATALTAQKAQELYGKDSLLTQQYHQLKDGKWNHMMSQTHIGYTYWQQPDVQAMPEVTTDMALIKGPQAGFMIENSSDWWPEMEKEWALPNFDSRNDQRFYIEVFSRGSEASSFAILADNSPLSFSEQSGNIDSQQRIEIKVDWEKVNDSKTGEFSLVLNQDTVSIAWKVTNIPEAIGTTATVINNGMASIQAIDYDQKKENETISWLTIPQMGKTASTVVAQPSYAKSEILDANTPHLEYNIYLMEATDSLKVKVVTAPTMNYHNDEGLSYAISFDDQEAQIVNIHSEENYVNWYKQVADNATFTTTTHGLDSGQHTLNIWHIDSKIPFQRLDLITGQEPYSYLGQP
- a CDS encoding SGNH/GDSL hydrolase family protein; this translates as MRKDFLNYFVVAFLLLFSMGFVSCEEESLEPVSDQEQVDNQEDQEETAEDDPIEEGGPNAAFSYLALGDSYTIGASVTEAERWPVQLVDRLRSHQIDIKNPRIIAQTGWTTGSLLNAIDRADDLKESYDCVSLLIGVNNQFQGRSLDEYRQQYEQLLDVALSKVNQDTSRVIVLSIPDYGVTPFGENYGDEVSQEIDEFNGAKRAITERKGVAFFDITPISRQVPSDPDLVAGDDLHPSGKMYGLWVEEVFDYVKAELNQ
- a CDS encoding DoxX family protein, whose protein sequence is MTTISLYLMALLYLAAGIMHFRYPKLYLKIIPPFFKYKEWINWISGAAEIILAIGLIIPATQTMAAWGIIALLIAVFPANVYHLQLGGAGMKIPKWVLWLRLPLQCVLIAWAYMYT
- a CDS encoding DUF1295 domain-containing protein — translated: MQTDKIRYSFTIDRSVVIVVYLIALLLGAWSLTWFEDPWWQIAVADGVATVVVFVASRAFRNSSLYDPYWSVIPPFILLFWLIQFEGVFHLRLMLTIAVVLYWAIRLTHNWLKTWPGLDHEDWRYGKLAEDTGMWYWPVSFLGIHLFPTILVFLGCMPFRPIAESDASLLWTDVLGGLVSLIGIEFERRADNQLRQFKSQGKGEVCQQGLWSYSRHPNYFGEICFWLGVFVLGLGTETGSSWIYGIGVISMLLLFTFVSIPMMEKRQLRKPDYSAYQKRVSRLIPWFPKR
- a CDS encoding acyl-CoA dehydrogenase family protein, which encodes MIQSIYFQKNPSLYMFVPMFYIVWADGILTHDEIKKVRELVKEQDWLNPEEKDFLLSQLDPQSPPSPDELKSWLHSIRSVSDQMTNDMKKSLVEMGIKLAEVNAQTMDQLSVEKAKTSLKEVEEALGVISSEAAYHLRSAQRKTTSETQSSLGSFDMETMADILDGQNKTILEEIRNLLQEESFDYLDTDHLSEYREQVFKWCKRLAEEGMGATAYPKEYGGEGDMQKYFAIMEGLSYHDLSTVIKFGVQFGLWGMSVYFLGTEKHHKKYLEKIGTLELPGCFAMTETGHGSNVKGLETTATYDHSSQEFIIHTPNELAGKEYIGNAALHGQKATVFAQLVIDGTVYGVNAFVVPLRDKAGQLHPGVTIKDCGRKMGLNGVDNGRIYFDQVRIPKKDMLDRYALVDENGQFQSPIASDNRRFFTMLGTLVGGRIGIPRSGLSAAKSGLTIAIRYSDQRKQFGPENAGEVPILNYRTHQRRLLPLLANAYASHFSLQYLTDRFLKRSESDAQEIEALAAGLKSFCTWNTTATLQECREALGGKGYLSENRIDRLKNDTDIYTTFEGDNTVLMQLVAKSRLSEFKKEFSDINFFGLVNYVSEQARTSLIEMNPITVRNTDSEHLLDFDFHLNAFQYRERDILTSAARRIKKHLDAGMDSFDAFNQTQYHMLHVGFAYIERVVLEQFQAQVERTTDPQCKATLTKLCQLFALTQIEKNKGWYLEHDYMAGTKTKAIRRQVNQLCAELRPEAVALVDAFRIPDSCLGAPIAVKKG
- a CDS encoding antitoxin Xre/MbcA/ParS toxin-binding domain-containing protein is translated as MSEKQIGNRTTKRRGSKVPVAPKGGKIKRFSKFSPAWVVGHSKDAPGYNLELINRIRMGVKKSDWKDLIVKIGHSEKELEHILPASISSMQKRSIYSKETSERIYELAKLYSLGYEVFDSEESFKQWLISPSKSLGDKKPFELLDSSFGFQVVENEIVRIQYNVYS
- a CDS encoding RES family NAD+ phosphorylase, whose amino-acid sequence is MFLYRVANVKFKDATLSGIGAEKVGGRWNEVGTRAVYCSENISLALLEYYVHSENIATLPKKILVAKIEIPDDFEINKLENLPEKWDQYPYSSNTTSVFTELAKSRDFFALKVPSTIVGMEYNYILNPLFKDFGKVTVSDFLELPIDPRLKESEH